The following coding sequences are from one Streptomyces sp. V3I7 window:
- a CDS encoding flavin reductase family protein: MTASPDLGSPRLASPDLLRSAFRRHAAGVAVITARGATGPVGFTATSLSSVSAEPPLLSFGVGTGGSSWPAIATADHVGVHVLGEHQQELAATFARSGADRFGAATAWREGPEGVPVLDDVLVWLVCRVVGRFPAGDHRIVLGEVVLGDPAGTGRPLLYHQGRYNGLRD; encoded by the coding sequence ATGACGGCCTCGCCCGACCTCGGCAGCCCCCGGCTCGCCTCGCCCGACCTGCTGCGCTCCGCCTTCCGACGGCACGCCGCGGGGGTCGCGGTGATCACCGCCCGTGGCGCCACGGGACCGGTCGGCTTCACCGCCACCTCGCTCAGCTCCGTCTCCGCGGAGCCTCCGCTGCTCTCGTTCGGCGTCGGGACGGGCGGCTCCAGCTGGCCCGCGATAGCCACGGCCGACCATGTCGGCGTCCATGTGCTCGGCGAGCACCAGCAGGAGCTGGCCGCCACGTTCGCCCGCAGCGGAGCCGACCGCTTCGGCGCGGCGACGGCCTGGCGCGAGGGGCCCGAGGGCGTTCCCGTGCTCGACGACGTCCTGGTCTGGCTGGTGTGCCGGGTCGTCGGGCGTTTCCCCGCCGGCGATCACCGCATCGTGCTGGGCGAGGTCGTCCTCGGCGATCCCGCGGGCACCGGCCGGCCGCTGCTGTACCACCAGGGCCGCTACAACGGCCTGCGTGACTGA
- a CDS encoding 1-acyl-sn-glycerol-3-phosphate acyltransferase, translated as MAELVYRPVVGLALTMFKAWDLKIDVKGSENIPRSGGAVLVSNHISYLDFIFNGLAALPQKRLVRFMAKESVFRHKISGPLMRGMKHIPVDRKNGEAAYAHALDSLRSGEIIGVFPEATISQSFTLKSFKSGAVRLAQEAGVPLVPMAVWGTQRLWTKGQPRNFKRSHTPITVRVGEALEASRDQYAGALTRRLRETVQELLDAAQRAYPGRPKDAGDSWWLPAHLGGTAPTQEQLRAAEAR; from the coding sequence ATGGCAGAGCTGGTCTATCGTCCCGTCGTCGGCCTCGCCCTGACGATGTTCAAGGCCTGGGACCTCAAGATCGACGTCAAGGGATCGGAGAACATCCCGCGATCCGGCGGGGCGGTGCTGGTGAGCAATCACATCAGCTACCTGGACTTCATCTTCAACGGCCTGGCGGCGCTGCCGCAGAAGCGCCTGGTGCGCTTCATGGCGAAGGAGTCCGTCTTCCGCCACAAGATCTCGGGCCCGCTGATGCGCGGCATGAAGCACATCCCGGTGGACCGCAAGAACGGCGAGGCGGCGTACGCGCACGCCCTGGACTCCCTCAGGTCCGGTGAGATCATCGGGGTGTTCCCGGAGGCCACGATCTCGCAGTCGTTCACGCTGAAGAGCTTCAAGTCGGGCGCCGTGCGCCTGGCCCAGGAGGCGGGTGTGCCGCTCGTCCCGATGGCGGTGTGGGGCACGCAGCGGCTGTGGACCAAGGGCCAGCCGCGCAACTTCAAGCGCAGCCACACCCCGATCACGGTCCGCGTCGGCGAGGCGCTGGAGGCTTCCCGCGACCAGTACGCCGGCGCCCTCACCCGCCGTCTGCGCGAGACCGTCCAGGAACTGCTGGACGCCGCCCAGCGCGCCTACCCCGGCCGCCCCAAGGACGCAGGCGACTCCTGGTGGCTCCCGGCCCACCTGGGCGGCACGGCCCCGACGCAGGAGCAGCTGCGGGCGGCGGAGGCGCGCTGA
- a CDS encoding electron transfer flavoprotein subunit alpha/FixB family protein, whose amino-acid sequence MAEVLVYVDHVDGAVRKPTLELLTLARRVGEPVAVALGKGAADTAATLAEHGATRVLTHDAAEYADYLVVPKVDALQAAYEAVSPAAVLVPSSAEGKEIAARLALRIGSGIITDAVDLEAGDEGPVATQSVFAASFTTKSRVSKGTPVITVKPNSAAVEAAPAAGAVEALSVTFSDQATGTKVTGRTARESTGRPELTEAAIVVSGGRGVNGAENFGIIEALADSLGAAVGASRAAVDAGWYPHTNQVGQTGKSVSPQLYIANGISGAIQHRAGMQTSKTIVAINKDAEAPIFDLVDYGVVGDLFDVVPQLTEEIKTRKG is encoded by the coding sequence ATGGCTGAAGTCCTCGTCTACGTCGACCACGTGGACGGCGCCGTCCGCAAGCCCACCCTGGAGCTGCTGACCCTGGCCCGCCGCGTCGGCGAGCCGGTCGCCGTCGCGCTCGGCAAGGGTGCCGCCGACACCGCCGCCACGCTCGCCGAGCACGGCGCGACCCGCGTCCTCACCCACGACGCCGCCGAGTACGCCGACTACCTGGTCGTCCCCAAGGTGGACGCCCTCCAGGCCGCGTACGAGGCCGTCTCCCCGGCCGCCGTGCTGGTCCCCTCCTCCGCCGAGGGCAAGGAGATCGCCGCCCGTCTGGCGCTGCGCATCGGCTCCGGCATCATCACCGACGCCGTCGACCTCGAGGCCGGCGACGAGGGCCCGGTGGCCACCCAGTCGGTGTTCGCCGCGTCCTTCACCACCAAGTCCCGTGTCTCCAAGGGCACCCCGGTCATCACGGTCAAGCCGAACAGCGCCGCCGTCGAGGCCGCCCCGGCCGCCGGCGCCGTCGAGGCCCTGTCCGTCACCTTCTCGGACCAGGCGACCGGCACCAAGGTCACCGGCCGCACGGCGCGTGAGTCGACGGGCCGCCCGGAGCTGACCGAGGCCGCGATCGTGGTCTCCGGTGGCCGTGGCGTCAACGGTGCCGAGAACTTCGGCATCATCGAGGCCCTCGCCGACTCGCTCGGCGCGGCCGTCGGCGCCTCGCGTGCCGCGGTGGACGCCGGCTGGTACCCGCACACCAACCAGGTCGGCCAGACCGGTAAGTCGGTCTCGCCGCAGCTGTACATCGCCAACGGCATCTCCGGCGCCATCCAGCACCGCGCCGGTATGCAGACCTCGAAGACGATCGTGGCGATCAACAAGGACGCCGAGGCCCCGATCTTCGACCTGGTCGACTACGGCGTCGTCGGCGACCTGTTCGACGTCGTCCCCCAGCTCACCGAGGAGATCAAGACCCGCAAGGGCTGA
- a CDS encoding thioredoxin family protein: MTEVMGVRGPGGPGGPGGPDDGERLEAARLGLGPGGELGERATLVQFSTAFCAPCRATRRILGEVAAMVPGVRHVEIDAEARLALVRELDILKTPTVLVLDAHGRIVRRAAGQPRKADVIAALGEAV; encoded by the coding sequence ATGACTGAGGTGATGGGTGTGCGCGGACCAGGCGGACCAGGCGGACCAGGCGGACCAGACGACGGCGAACGGCTCGAAGCGGCGCGGCTCGGGCTCGGGCCCGGCGGTGAACTCGGCGAGCGGGCCACGCTCGTGCAGTTCTCCACCGCCTTCTGCGCCCCCTGTCGCGCGACCCGGCGCATCCTCGGCGAGGTCGCCGCAATGGTCCCGGGCGTGCGGCACGTCGAGATCGACGCCGAGGCCCGCCTGGCGCTCGTACGCGAACTGGACATCCTCAAGACGCCCACCGTGCTGGTCCTCGACGCGCACGGCCGGATCGTGCGGCGGGCCGCCGGACAGCCCCGCAAGGCGGACGTCATCGCGGCGTTGGGGGAGGCGGTGTGA
- a CDS encoding electron transfer flavoprotein subunit beta/FixA family protein codes for MSLRIVVTVKYVPDATGDRHFADDLTVDRDDVDGLLSELDEYAVEQALQISENSDDDVEVTVLTVGPEDAKDALRKALSMGADKAIHVEDDDLHGTDVMGTSLVLAKAIEKAGFDLVISGMASTDGTAGVIPALLAERLGVPQVTLLSEVSVEDGTVKGRRDGDAASEQLEAALPAVVSVTDQSGEARYPSFKGIMAAKKKPVESWDLSDLDIEAEEVGLEGAWTKVEAAAERPARTAGTIVKDEGEGGKQLAEFLAGQKFI; via the coding sequence GTGAGCTTGAGGATCGTTGTCACCGTGAAGTACGTGCCCGACGCCACTGGCGACCGGCACTTCGCCGATGACCTGACCGTCGACCGCGACGACGTGGACGGCCTGCTCTCCGAGCTGGACGAGTACGCGGTCGAGCAGGCGCTGCAGATCTCCGAGAACTCGGACGACGACGTCGAGGTCACCGTTCTGACGGTGGGTCCGGAGGACGCCAAGGACGCCCTGCGCAAGGCGCTGTCCATGGGCGCGGACAAGGCCATCCACGTCGAGGACGACGACCTGCACGGCACGGACGTCATGGGCACGTCGCTGGTGCTCGCCAAGGCCATCGAGAAGGCCGGCTTCGACCTGGTGATCTCCGGCATGGCCTCCACCGACGGCACCGCCGGTGTGATCCCCGCCCTGCTCGCCGAGCGCCTGGGCGTCCCGCAGGTCACCCTGCTCTCCGAGGTCTCGGTCGAGGACGGCACGGTCAAGGGCCGCCGCGACGGCGACGCCGCCTCCGAGCAGCTCGAGGCCGCCCTCCCGGCCGTCGTGTCCGTCACCGACCAGTCGGGCGAGGCGCGTTACCCGTCCTTCAAGGGCATCATGGCCGCCAAGAAGAAGCCGGTGGAGTCCTGGGACCTGTCCGACCTGGACATCGAGGCGGAAGAGGTCGGCCTCGAGGGTGCCTGGACCAAGGTCGAGGCCGCGGCCGAGCGTCCGGCCCGCACCGCCGGCACGATCGTCAAGGACGAGGGCGAGGGCGGCAAGCAGCTCGCTGAGTTCCTCGCGGGCCAGAAGTTCATCTAA